A genomic region of Trifolium pratense cultivar HEN17-A07 linkage group LG3, ARS_RC_1.1, whole genome shotgun sequence contains the following coding sequences:
- the LOC123918753 gene encoding ATP-dependent zinc metalloprotease FTSH 2, chloroplastic → MMAASSACLVGNALSTHSNRISLGKDLNGRYIFSSWRFSSLNNKASKPFSIKASLDQTQQEGRRGILKLLLGNVGVGLPALLGNGKAYAADEQGVSSSRMSYSRFLEYLDKDRVTKVDVYENGTIAIVEAVSPELGNRLQRVRVQLPGLSQELLQKLREKNIDFAAHNAQEDSGSFLFNLIGNLAFPLAVIGVLFLLSRRSGGMGGPGGPGFPLAFGQSKAKFQMEPNTGVTFDDVAGVDEAKQDFMEVVEFLKKPERFTSVGARIPKGVLLVGPPGTGKTLLAKAIAGEAGVPFFSISGSEFVEMFVGIGASRVRDLFKKAKENAPCIVFVDEIDAVGRQRGTGIGGGNDEREQTLNQLLTEMDGFEGNTGVIVVAATNRADILDSALLRPGRFDRQVSVDVPDVRGRTEILKVHANNKKFDSDVSLEIVAMRTPGFSGADLANLLNEAAILAGRRGKSGISSKEIDDSIDRIVAGMEGTLMTDGKSKSLVAYHEVGHAICGTLTPGHDAVQKVTLIPRGQARGLTWFIPSDDPTLISKQQLFARIVGGLGGRAAEEIIFGEPEVTTGAGGDLQQITGIARQMVVTFGMSDIGPWSLMDSSAQSGDVIMRMMARNSMSEKLAEDIDTAVKRLSDEAYEIALEQIRNNREAIDKIVEVLLEKETLSGDEFRALLSEFTEIPVENRVPPATPLPVPV, encoded by the exons ATG ATGGCAGCATCATCAGCATGTCTTGTTGGAAATGCATTATCCACACATAGTAATAGAATTAGTCTTGGTAAGGATTTGAATGGAAGATATATCTTTTCATCATGGAGATTTTCATCCTTGAACAATAAGGCATCAAAACCATTTTCTATAAAAGCTTCTTTAGATCAAACTCAACAGGAAGGTAGAAGAGGGATTCTGAAATTGTTGCTTGGAAATGTTGGAGTTGGTTTACCTGCATTATTGGGAAATGGAAAAGCTTATGCTGCTGATGAACAAGGGGTTTCATCGTCGAGAATGTCTTATTCGAGGTTTCTAGAGTATTTGGATAAGGATAGAGTTACTAAAGTTGATGTGTATGAGAATGGAACTATAGCTATTGTTGAGGCTGTTTCTCCTGAATTAGGAAACAGGTTGCAGCGTGTTCGAGTTCAACTTCCTGGACTTAGCCAAGAGCTTCTTCAGAAGTTAAGGGAAAAGAACATTGACTTTGCAGCTCATAATGCTCAAGAAGATTCCGGTTCGTTTTTGTTTAACTTGATTGGGAATCTTGCTTTCCCTCTTGCTGTCATTGGTGTATTGTTCCTTCTCTCGAGGAGATCTGGTGGGATGGGAGGTCCCGGCGGACCTGGATTTCCACTTGCTTTTGGTCAATCTAAAGCCAAGTTTCAAATGGAACCAAACACTGGAGTGACATTTGATGATGTTGCTGGGGTGGATGAAGCCAAGCAGGATTTTATGGAGGTGGTTGAATTTCTCAAGAAGCCTGAGAGATTCACTTCCGTTGGTGCTCGCATACCGAAAGGAGTTCTTCTTGTTGGTCCTCCAGGAACTGGAAAGACATTGTTAGCCAAGGCTATTGCCGGTGAAGCCGGTGTTCCATTTTTCTCTATATCAGGTTCTGAGTTTGTTGAGATGTTTGTTGGTATTGGTGCTTCTCGTGTCCGTGATTTGTTCAAGAAGGCTAAAGAGAATGCTCCTTGCATTGTctttgttgatgaaattgaTGCTGTTGGAAGACAAAGAGGGACAGGAATCGGTGGAGGGAATGACGAAAGAGAACAGACCCTCAACCAACTTTTGACAGAAATGGATGGATTTGAGGGTAATACCGGTGTCATTGTTGTTGCAGCAACTAACAGAGCCGACATTCTTGATTCTGCATTATTGAGGCCAGGCCGATTCGATAGACAG GTATCGGTTGATGTTCCAGATGTAAGAGGAAGGACTGAAATCCTAAAGGTTCATGCCAACAATAAAAAGTTTGATTCGGATGTTTCTCTTGAAATAGTTGCAATGAGAACACCTGGTTTTAGCGGAGCTGATCTTGCAAATCTGTTGAATGAAGCTGCTATATTAGCTGGTCGGAGAGGAAAGTCAGGCATTTCATCTAAAGAGATTGATGATTCTATTGATAGGATTGTCGCTGGAATGGAAGGAACATTAATGACTGATGGGAAGAGCAAAAGTTTAGTGGCATATCATGAAGTCGGGCATGCCATTTGCGG AACTTTGACTCCTGGCCATGATGCTGTACAAAAGGTAACATTGATTCCTCGAGGTCAAGCTCGGGGTCTTACATGGTTCATTCCTTCAGATGATCCAACTCTGATCTCAAAACAACAACTCTTTGCAAGAATTGTTGGAGGGTTAGGTGGTAGGGCTGCAGAAGAAATTATTTTCGGTGAGCCTGAGGTTACAACTGGCGCAGGTGGCGATTTGCAGCAAATCACCGGTATAGCAAGACAG ATGGTAGTCACATTTGGAATGTCTGATATTGGTCCTTGGTCACTTATGGACTCATCAGCGCAAAGTGGCGATGTTATCATGAGAATGATGGCAAGGAACTCAATGTCAGAAAAGCTTGCTGAAGACATTGATACTGCCGTCAAGAGATTATCAGATGAAGCATATGAAATTGCTTTGGAACAAATAAGGAACAACCGTGAAGCAATTGATAAGATAGTCGAAGTCCTTCTGGAGAAGGAGACGTTGAGTGGAGATGAATTCCGTGCTTTACTATCAGAATTTACTGAAATTCCAGTTGAAAATCGGGTTCCTCCTGCAACTCCATTACCTGTACCTGTTTGA